The genomic segment GATGGCGGCATGCGGCCGGGCTATTGGTATGGCAATGGCATCATGCCAGCGGTCAAGCAGCAGGGCAGCGCGCTGGGCGCGATTTATGAAATCGGGGAGGAGCATCCGGTCGCGTTTACGCATCTCTTTTTCCCGGAGGCGAAGTTTGATGATTTCGTCCAGGACGGGCATTGGCTGTTTGGGCAAAAAGGCAGCGGCTACGCCGCGATCTGGTGCAGCGAGCCGATGGTTCCCCATCACGACCGCCTGTTCCATTGCGAATACCGGGCATACAGCCGCAAAAATGCGTATTTCTGCAAGCTGGGCTCGGAGCAGGAGTTCGGCAGCTGGGATCAGTTTAAAGCGGAATGCTACCGGCTTGCTCCGGCCTTCGATTGTTCAGCTCTCAAGCTGACCGCAGCGGATGATTATGAGCTGAGCTTCGTCCGCAGCAGCAATATGTCGCAATATGTGTAACCGCAAGTATATGTAATCTAATCCGATAATAGTTGAGAGGAATGACGAATGATGAGCAGATTGAACAATTGGGAAAATGCCGAGCCGGGCGTAAAACGGAAAATTTTCACACCGGGCGAGACGATTATGATGATGGAGGTGCATTTTGAGGAAGGAGCGGAAGGTTATTTGCACAGCCATGTGCATGAGCAGTTTTCCTACTGCCTGGAAGGGCAGCTGGAGTTCTCGATAAACGGGGAGAAGACGGTCATTTCCGCAGGCGAGACGATCTTTATCCCTAGCAATGCCGAGCATGGCTGCCGCGCCTTGAAAGCAAGCAAGCTGCTCGACACCTTTACGCCGCTTCGGCAGGATTTGATCAATTAATGAAATAAGGTCGGCAGCTAAGCTAAGCACGCGATGCTGCTAGGGTTGTCCCAAAGCCATAATTAATGGCTGGGGCAGCCCTTTTTTTATGGAGAAAAGGATGACGCGGCCATTCCCGGTTTTCTGAAACATTGTGATTCGCGGGAGCGTCTATGAAAGGGAGGTGATTGGCGATGAATGGTATAAAACGGACGGGCCAGGCTTTAATCGTGCTGCTCCTTATGCTGACAGCTGCCGGCTGTGGCGGAGGGAGCAGTGCGCTGGAACGTGAAGCGCCCGAGGCAACCGACATGCAGGTTAAGGCTGCGGGTCCAGAAACCGAGGAACCGGCTGAAACTTGTAATGCGATTATCGAGTGGGTCGATTTTCTGATGATTAATGGCATCAAATACCAATACAACTATGAGGGAAGCGGGAAGGTATCTGACGACCAGCTTGGCGAAAAAGTAGGCGAGGTAACTTATATGCTGAACGATCATGCTT from the Paenibacillus sp. BIHB 4019 genome contains:
- a CDS encoding cupin domain-containing protein, with protein sequence MSRLNNWENAEPGVKRKIFTPGETIMMMEVHFEEGAEGYLHSHVHEQFSYCLEGQLEFSINGEKTVISAGETIFIPSNAEHGCRALKASKLLDTFTPLRQDLIN